The following coding sequences are from one Spirochaeta lutea window:
- a CDS encoding glycoside hydrolase family 2 TIM barrel-domain containing protein, whose translation MKTHEIPSWMDPRQTSANILPSRPALLPYPDTASALKGLNASWDERLGRGGESPMTPWVQCLDGVWDFRFFSQAESAFAAIGTPDLRNPQGKIQVPGVWTMQGWDHPWYTNVIMPFPHKPPRVPDHNPTGLYHKRVSIPENWRGRRVVLRLGAAESCAYVYLNGSFIGMTKDSRLAAEFELPDAQPGDHSLEILVLRWSDGSFIEDQDQWWMGGIHRSVYLYSTDRVYLQDVFVSGDFNADQATGLLTLQVSLQGSAAASRPELEQRPQSSLDPWPGGPEARSLEPGWKLVAQISRNPVYTVRDPEEPAMMPLLTRLISGEYRASGHQIRAVVPMDGIEPWSSEQPNRYLVTLSLLDPRGRVVECTALNTGFRSVRVRDRQLLINGKAVLMKGVNRHEHHPRLGKTVPREDMIRDIRLLKQNNFNAVRTSHYPNTEEWYELCDRYGIYLVDEANIESHHYYDQLCREPDWAAAFLDRAVRMVQRDKNHPSIILWSLGNESGDGPHHRAMAAWIRSYDPSRPIQYEGSVRQEWGQGPFDFSRGRDVTEIICPMYPTIAEIIQWAQHPPQGEHRPLIMCEFSHAMGNSNGSFADYWKAVKAYPGLQGGFIWDWIDQGIEVDGPGRTILGVAAYKPGHPSLGTEASEQGRSPTRHYAYGGDFGDSPNDLSFCLNGIVWPDGTPHPAMDEIKSCFQPLDIQIIHRPQASPAPLECRITSRYDFVPTKNLGLELSALLDATPLGTSLQPLPSLTPGQSLAVCPDLPQPLALALKETLAPGSPGIRGELVVTARIVTLQDEEWAPRGHVIAQNQTSHGRWQGLESQENRNISDSGDARYSAPPGDAPSRIPAGAPGVNSPDAPGTTLPPVWPLLGLPCPVIWRAPTENDTFKAIPDGQPAALADWLAWGLDTALAESAPPQEPSPEHLGSGPWNYQTTVAGVDVVLTTQPLSRGFRLHAVFTVPPDRPRLPRLGIHLLLSPEFRHATWYGRGPGEGYPDRRQSTLLGVYRSSVQDMYQPYIVPQEHGHLQDLRWLELSTGPGTPSSAGPGGSLGSTGSFGSSGPAGSLGSADPAGSFGPTRPGGSLDSTGSVGSSGPGGSFGSAGRAEGETPARSGSGRRILVSRAWESPQNSENSQEGFSANISLFSLRDLTEARHTWDLPALGPDAPVHLILDAAHRGLGTATCGPDVLPEYEIAPGIHRLDVDIILDDAAPEE comes from the coding sequence ATGAAAACCCACGAAATCCCCTCCTGGATGGATCCCAGGCAAACCAGCGCTAACATCCTGCCCTCTCGACCGGCCCTACTGCCCTATCCGGACACAGCCTCCGCCCTGAAAGGCTTGAACGCATCCTGGGACGAGCGTCTTGGCCGGGGAGGAGAGAGCCCCATGACCCCCTGGGTCCAATGTCTCGACGGCGTCTGGGACTTCCGGTTTTTCTCCCAGGCTGAATCGGCCTTCGCCGCCATTGGCACTCCCGATCTCCGTAATCCCCAGGGCAAGATCCAGGTACCGGGGGTCTGGACCATGCAGGGCTGGGACCACCCCTGGTACACCAATGTCATTATGCCCTTCCCCCATAAACCGCCCCGGGTGCCGGATCACAATCCCACAGGGTTGTACCACAAGCGGGTTAGCATTCCCGAGAACTGGCGGGGCCGCCGGGTGGTTCTGCGGCTGGGAGCAGCCGAGAGCTGCGCCTACGTGTACCTCAACGGGAGCTTCATCGGCATGACCAAGGACAGTCGGCTGGCTGCCGAGTTTGAACTTCCCGATGCCCAACCCGGCGACCACAGCCTGGAGATACTGGTGCTGCGCTGGAGCGACGGCAGCTTCATCGAAGACCAGGACCAGTGGTGGATGGGAGGGATTCACCGGAGCGTGTACCTGTACTCCACGGACCGGGTCTACCTTCAGGATGTGTTTGTTTCAGGGGATTTTAACGCCGATCAGGCCACAGGGTTACTCACCCTGCAGGTAAGCCTTCAGGGAAGCGCCGCCGCCTCCAGACCTGAGCTGGAGCAGAGGCCCCAAAGCTCCCTGGATCCCTGGCCGGGCGGCCCCGAGGCCCGGAGCCTTGAACCCGGCTGGAAGCTGGTAGCCCAGATATCCCGAAATCCGGTATACACGGTCCGTGACCCCGAAGAACCCGCCATGATGCCCTTGCTCACCCGGCTCATCTCAGGGGAATACCGGGCATCAGGCCACCAGATCAGGGCCGTCGTTCCCATGGATGGTATTGAACCCTGGAGCAGCGAGCAGCCCAACCGCTACCTCGTCACCCTGAGCCTTCTGGATCCCCGGGGCCGGGTGGTGGAGTGCACCGCCCTGAACACGGGGTTCCGGTCGGTGCGGGTCCGGGACCGGCAGCTTCTGATCAACGGCAAAGCGGTACTCATGAAGGGGGTAAACCGCCATGAACACCACCCCCGGCTGGGTAAAACCGTGCCCCGGGAGGATATGATTCGAGACATCCGCTTATTGAAGCAGAACAACTTCAATGCCGTCCGTACCAGCCACTATCCCAATACCGAGGAATGGTACGAACTCTGCGACCGCTACGGCATCTACCTGGTGGACGAGGCGAACATAGAATCCCACCACTACTATGACCAGCTCTGCCGTGAACCGGACTGGGCAGCCGCCTTCCTTGACAGGGCCGTCCGGATGGTCCAGCGGGATAAGAATCACCCCAGCATCATCCTCTGGAGCCTGGGCAACGAGAGCGGCGACGGCCCCCATCACCGGGCTATGGCCGCCTGGATCCGCTCCTACGACCCGAGCCGGCCCATCCAGTACGAGGGATCAGTCCGCCAAGAATGGGGACAGGGTCCCTTTGACTTTTCCCGGGGCAGGGATGTAACGGAGATTATCTGCCCCATGTACCCCACCATCGCCGAAATCATCCAATGGGCCCAACATCCCCCCCAGGGAGAACACCGCCCCTTGATTATGTGCGAGTTCAGCCACGCTATGGGCAATTCCAATGGCAGCTTCGCAGACTACTGGAAGGCCGTGAAGGCCTATCCCGGTCTTCAGGGGGGATTCATATGGGACTGGATCGACCAGGGCATCGAGGTGGACGGCCCGGGGCGTACCATCCTGGGGGTGGCCGCCTACAAGCCCGGCCACCCCTCCCTCGGGACCGAAGCCTCCGAGCAAGGCAGGTCGCCTACCCGCCACTACGCCTACGGGGGAGATTTCGGCGACAGCCCCAACGACCTGAGCTTCTGCCTGAACGGGATTGTCTGGCCCGACGGCACCCCCCATCCCGCCATGGATGAAATCAAGTCATGCTTCCAGCCCCTGGACATCCAGATCATCCACCGCCCTCAGGCCTCCCCCGCGCCCCTGGAATGCCGGATTACCAGCCGATACGATTTTGTCCCGACGAAAAACCTCGGCCTCGAACTCAGCGCCCTGTTGGATGCAACCCCTCTGGGAACCAGCCTCCAGCCCCTTCCCTCCCTTACCCCGGGGCAGAGCCTGGCGGTATGCCCCGACCTCCCCCAGCCCCTTGCCCTGGCCCTGAAAGAAACCCTGGCCCCGGGGTCTCCGGGCATCCGGGGAGAACTGGTGGTGACCGCCCGGATTGTCACCCTCCAGGATGAGGAATGGGCCCCCCGGGGCCATGTCATCGCCCAGAATCAAACCAGCCACGGCCGCTGGCAGGGGCTGGAATCCCAGGAGAACCGGAACATATCTGACTCCGGGGATGCCCGGTATTCCGCCCCTCCCGGGGATGCTCCAAGCCGCATCCCCGCCGGAGCCCCCGGTGTAAACAGCCCGGACGCCCCCGGCACCACCTTACCGCCGGTCTGGCCCCTGCTGGGACTGCCCTGCCCGGTTATCTGGCGGGCTCCCACGGAGAACGATACCTTTAAGGCCATTCCTGACGGTCAACCCGCAGCCCTGGCGGACTGGCTGGCCTGGGGCCTAGATACCGCCCTGGCAGAATCCGCTCCGCCCCAGGAGCCCTCCCCCGAGCACCTGGGTTCCGGCCCTTGGAACTACCAAACCACCGTCGCCGGGGTGGACGTGGTGTTGACAACCCAACCGTTGTCCCGGGGATTCCGGCTGCATGCTGTGTTTACCGTTCCCCCGGACCGGCCCCGGCTGCCACGCCTGGGAATACACCTCCTCCTATCCCCGGAATTTCGCCATGCCACCTGGTACGGTCGCGGCCCTGGCGAGGGCTACCCGGACCGTCGGCAATCCACCCTCTTGGGGGTTTACCGCAGCTCGGTCCAGGACATGTACCAACCCTACATTGTTCCCCAGGAACACGGCCACCTCCAAGACCTGCGCTGGCTGGAACTGAGTACCGGGCCCGGGACGCCGTCTTCCGCCGGACCCGGCGGTTCCCTGGGTTCGACCGGTTCTTTCGGTTCTTCCGGACCCGCCGGTTCCCTGGGCTCCGCTGATCCCGCCGGTTCTTTCGGGCCTACCCGACCCGGCGGTTCCCTGGATTCGACCGGTTCTGTCGGTTCTTCCGGACCCGGCGGTTCTTTCGGTTCCGCCGGAAGGGCAGAGGGGGAAACTCCGGCCCGTTCGGGGTCGGGCAGGAGGATTCTGGTTTCCCGGGCATGGGAATCACCCCAGAATTCCGAAAATTCCCAGGAAGGTTTCTCGGCAAACATCAGCTTGTTTTCCCTGAGGGACCTCACCGAGGCGCGGCATACCTGGGATCTCCCTGCCCTGGGACCGGACGCACCGGTCCACCTGATTCTGGATGCGGCCCACCGGGGATTAGGAACCGCCACCTGCGGGCCGGATGTGCTGCCCGAGTATGAAATCGCTCCCGGCATCCACCGGCTGGACGTGGACATTATCCTGGACGATGCCGCCCCGGAGGAGTGA
- a CDS encoding MATE family efflux transporter, whose amino-acid sequence MKRIFRLGLPLLFGQLTFYMHQIADSAMLGHYGQGSLELGAVGIAGLFTWILNTFLWPLSSGVQAITARRFGRQDLQNPGSQHHTGEALDNGIITALYSAALALVVSFSARPILTPLIRDPRILELTLQYIAIMRLSLLPSGLFFVLQGFFSAINRTRYVMYSGILSNTLNILLNWIFIFGNLGLPAMGIRGAALGTVLANLVSMVFLGVILMRRGYNRSYRLFTFRHLTPKLQRDIIAVALPPGIQNIIALGIFMVYQTIIEDYSTVYLAATHSLFSFMRLNKTVIGGFARSASILVGNALGRNDKAEAAHLGRQAGLLGTLIALGVAGLALLCRGFIAKFFTNDPATQAAITQAVLFFSGFYFAESIGYTFEMIFTANGYGRWVLFSEATTNLVFILGATLLARHFFPGQIHLAWLSFGLYQLSHALLMVAGYLRRRWLHVEVDSAAAEIP is encoded by the coding sequence ATGAAACGAATATTCCGTTTAGGACTTCCCCTGCTCTTCGGCCAGCTGACCTTCTACATGCACCAAATCGCCGACAGCGCCATGCTCGGCCACTACGGTCAAGGCAGCCTGGAGCTGGGTGCAGTGGGGATCGCCGGGTTATTCACCTGGATTCTGAACACCTTTCTTTGGCCCCTCTCTTCGGGGGTTCAGGCCATTACGGCCCGGCGGTTCGGCCGCCAGGACCTTCAAAACCCCGGCAGCCAGCACCACACCGGGGAAGCCCTGGACAACGGCATCATCACCGCCCTGTATTCGGCTGCCCTGGCCCTGGTGGTAAGCTTCTCCGCCCGGCCCATCCTTACCCCCCTGATCCGCGATCCCCGTATTCTGGAACTCACCCTCCAGTACATCGCTATTATGCGCCTTTCGCTCCTGCCCTCGGGGCTGTTTTTCGTGCTTCAGGGGTTCTTCAGCGCCATTAACCGTACCCGGTACGTCATGTACTCGGGCATCCTCAGCAATACCCTGAACATTCTCCTGAACTGGATCTTCATCTTCGGCAATCTTGGGCTTCCGGCCATGGGCATCCGCGGGGCTGCCCTGGGAACCGTCCTTGCCAACCTGGTGAGTATGGTGTTTTTGGGGGTGATTCTCATGCGCCGGGGCTACAACCGCAGTTACCGGCTCTTCACATTCCGGCATCTGACCCCCAAACTCCAGCGGGATATCATCGCCGTCGCCCTTCCCCCGGGAATCCAAAATATCATCGCCCTGGGGATTTTCATGGTTTACCAGACCATCATCGAGGACTACTCCACGGTCTATCTGGCCGCCACCCATTCCCTCTTTTCCTTCATGCGCCTGAACAAAACCGTCATCGGCGGCTTCGCCCGGTCAGCCTCCATCCTGGTGGGTAACGCCTTGGGCCGGAACGATAAGGCCGAGGCAGCCCATCTCGGCCGGCAGGCCGGGCTGCTGGGTACCCTCATCGCCCTGGGGGTGGCAGGCCTGGCCCTTCTCTGCCGGGGATTCATTGCCAAGTTTTTCACCAATGATCCAGCAACCCAGGCGGCCATCACCCAGGCCGTGCTGTTCTTCTCCGGATTTTACTTCGCCGAATCCATCGGCTATACCTTCGAGATGATCTTCACCGCCAACGGGTACGGCCGTTGGGTGCTCTTCAGCGAAGCCACGACCAACCTGGTGTTCATCCTCGGTGCAACCCTGCTGGCCCGGCATTTCTTCCCCGGACAGATACACCTGGCCTGGCTCAGTTTCGGGCTCTACCAGCTCAGCCACGCCCTGCTCATGGTAGCGGGCTATCTGCGCCGCCGCTGGCTGCATGTGGAGGTGGATTCGGCAGCGGCAGAGATCCCCTAG
- a CDS encoding dihydrofolate reductase family protein — protein sequence MRKLDYYIAVSVDNFIAKPDGSVDGFLGEGDHIQPYIDSLRNYDTVLMGRSTYEFAYQFGLRKGQPVPMYGHMKQYVISSTIGAFDHPQIEVVSQDVSTFLANLKDQEGLDIYLCGGGTLAAYLLEHGLIDRLILKRNPVLFGDGIPLFHTLGKEQPANLENCTVYGSGVIFEYYSVT from the coding sequence ATGAGGAAACTTGATTACTATATTGCGGTGTCGGTGGATAATTTCATAGCAAAGCCGGATGGTTCGGTTGACGGTTTTTTAGGAGAGGGAGATCATATTCAGCCCTACATTGATTCCCTGAGAAACTATGATACCGTGCTGATGGGCCGGTCCACCTATGAATTCGCGTATCAATTCGGCCTGAGGAAGGGCCAGCCGGTGCCCATGTACGGGCATATGAAACAATATGTCATATCAAGCACCATAGGAGCCTTCGATCACCCTCAAATCGAGGTGGTGTCCCAGGATGTAAGTACCTTCCTAGCCAACCTGAAGGATCAAGAGGGGTTAGACATCTACCTCTGCGGAGGCGGTACGCTGGCAGCCTATCTCTTAGAACACGGCCTCATAGACCGCCTGATACTGAAGAGGAACCCCGTCTTATTTGGAGATGGGATCCCGCTGTTCCACACCCTGGGCAAAGAACAGCCTGCGAACCTTGAAAACTGTACCGTCTACGGTTCCGGGGTGATCTTCGAGTATTATTCAGTGACCTAG
- a CDS encoding DUF6597 domain-containing transcriptional factor: MAPDEQEGPLFIYRPAYPVSQFVQSIWTYDGYNPPHASERILSNTYSEINIDYSENPYEVRYQGQKRFTNMSPGMVSGLNSRPFSINTARSSKLLTVVFWPGALYTLFRIPADHFTDRHTPMSDVSVHGFDVLQEKISCGRTAFDKMRIVELFLLGAIRKIEYTNEMIFHALKEIHKGQSIGSIVEHLPISHPAFISRFKTVVGVAPKLYARLFRFTKTIEGLGAAGSTRFVGMDGVDYFDQAHFIKEFTQFSGILPSAYSAQDPRHGFNLPEL, encoded by the coding sequence ATGGCTCCAGATGAACAGGAAGGGCCGTTATTCATCTATCGACCGGCATATCCTGTTTCTCAATTCGTTCAGAGCATCTGGACCTATGATGGCTATAACCCCCCGCACGCTTCCGAGCGGATTCTTTCGAATACGTACTCCGAGATTAATATAGACTATTCTGAAAATCCCTATGAGGTTCGGTATCAAGGTCAGAAAAGGTTCACGAACATGTCTCCCGGCATGGTAAGCGGCCTGAACAGCCGTCCCTTCTCCATCAATACAGCCCGCAGCTCAAAACTCTTGACAGTAGTATTCTGGCCTGGGGCCCTATATACCCTTTTTCGGATACCGGCTGATCATTTTACTGACAGGCATACCCCGATGTCCGATGTTTCAGTCCATGGTTTCGATGTTCTGCAAGAGAAGATCAGTTGTGGGAGAACGGCATTTGATAAGATGCGGATTGTCGAACTGTTTCTCCTCGGAGCAATACGGAAGATTGAGTACACCAATGAGATGATCTTTCATGCACTCAAGGAAATTCATAAGGGTCAATCCATCGGTAGTATTGTTGAACATCTACCTATCAGCCATCCGGCTTTTATTTCCCGGTTTAAAACAGTGGTCGGAGTGGCCCCAAAGCTTTATGCCCGGCTATTTAGATTTACCAAAACCATTGAGGGTCTGGGGGCTGCCGGCAGTACCCGCTTTGTGGGTATGGATGGGGTGGATTACTTTGATCAGGCCCACTTTATCAAGGAGTTTACCCAGTTTTCCGGGATTTTGCCCTCCGCCTACTCAGCCCAGGATCCAAGGCATGGTTTTAATCTGCCTGAGCTGTAG
- a CDS encoding alpha/beta fold hydrolase has protein sequence MNHQHYTITAKDGATIHGTMWAPLEQPKALVQISHGMAEHSARYEDFARFLVDHGYAVFAHDHRGHGRTAQTEKDLGFFAPRQGWSLVVDDMLRVTRDAQSRYPGVPLILFGHSMGSFIARTYIMDYAHHLAGCILSGTAGNPGVGGWVGRRIASAEIRRKGPRHISTLMDRLSFGSYNKPFEPARTKFDWLTRDSGQVDRYINDPRCGFVCTSQFFSDLLGGLSLVNSRQFFDSVPKNLPLYFIAGRMDPVGARGKGVLQVASRLRARGVHDVEVTLYDQARHEVLNETNNQEVYADVLLWLEKHLTGPGAD, from the coding sequence ATGAACCACCAGCACTACACAATTACCGCCAAGGACGGGGCTACCATCCATGGAACCATGTGGGCTCCCCTGGAGCAGCCAAAGGCTTTGGTGCAGATAAGCCACGGTATGGCGGAACACTCCGCCCGTTACGAGGATTTTGCCCGGTTCCTGGTGGATCACGGCTATGCTGTCTTTGCCCATGACCACCGCGGTCACGGCCGAACCGCCCAGACGGAGAAGGATTTGGGATTCTTCGCCCCACGCCAGGGATGGTCTTTGGTGGTGGATGATATGCTGAGGGTAACCAGGGATGCTCAAAGCCGCTACCCCGGGGTTCCCTTGATTCTATTCGGCCATTCCATGGGTTCATTCATAGCCAGGACCTACATCATGGACTACGCTCACCATCTGGCGGGCTGTATTCTCTCCGGAACCGCAGGCAATCCGGGGGTTGGCGGCTGGGTGGGCCGAAGGATTGCCTCTGCAGAAATCCGCCGCAAGGGACCCCGGCATATCAGTACCCTCATGGATCGTCTGAGCTTCGGAAGCTACAACAAGCCCTTTGAGCCGGCACGGACCAAGTTTGATTGGCTTACCCGGGATTCCGGACAGGTGGACCGCTACATCAATGATCCCCGTTGCGGCTTTGTCTGCACATCCCAGTTTTTCTCTGACCTCCTGGGAGGGCTCAGCCTGGTGAACTCCCGGCAGTTTTTCGATTCTGTGCCCAAGAATCTGCCCCTGTACTTCATCGCCGGAAGGATGGATCCCGTGGGCGCCCGGGGGAAGGGGGTTCTCCAAGTGGCTTCCCGGCTGCGTGCCCGGGGAGTCCATGATGTTGAGGTGACCCTCTACGATCAGGCCCGCCACGAGGTGCTCAACGAGACCAACAATCAAGAGGTGTATGCGGATGTGCTTCTCTGGCTGGAAAAACACCTGACCGGCCCGGGAGCTGATTAA
- a CDS encoding BaiN/RdsA family NAD(P)/FAD-dependent oxidoreductase: protein MNTDFDCIVIGGGPAGMMAAARAGELGGRVLLLEKNRSLGRKLLLTGGGRCNVTNLQPDLHSLVGSYGRQGRRLYSVFAGFGPQDMLGFLRDSNVPTKVEAEGRAFPADDRADSVLNALVEYMKRSGVQVMTSTPVQGLQPPAKGSGLVVQCSGERQFYAPWVVLATGGFARPETGSTGDAIPWLEHLGHRIHHPEPILVPVTTRESWTADLMGISFPDAGLTVRGPDGRGLHTARGKLLFTHFGLSGPLILNASAEIKELAAQVREAAPLPKSLKAGGREAVESPQNGKTLYLELDLLPGEDWSRTDATLRQGCEQGGKRLVATVMAELLPPKVANRVCLQAGLPKDRRCSELSREERRRLAQGCHGLRLTYRGHLGADKAIVSRGGVDLEQVDFKTMESSVVPGLLLAGDILDFDRPSGGFSLQICWSTGWRAGERAAGMA from the coding sequence GTGAATACTGATTTTGATTGCATTGTTATCGGCGGGGGGCCTGCGGGCATGATGGCAGCTGCCCGGGCCGGGGAGCTGGGAGGCCGGGTGCTCTTGCTGGAGAAAAACCGCAGTCTCGGACGCAAGCTGCTGCTCACCGGGGGCGGACGGTGTAATGTCACCAACCTTCAACCCGATCTGCATTCTCTGGTGGGGAGTTACGGCCGGCAGGGACGGCGGCTGTACTCGGTTTTTGCAGGCTTCGGTCCCCAGGATATGCTCGGCTTTTTAAGGGATTCGAACGTGCCGACCAAGGTGGAAGCTGAGGGGCGGGCCTTTCCGGCAGACGACCGTGCGGATTCGGTGCTGAATGCCCTGGTAGAATACATGAAACGCAGCGGCGTGCAGGTTATGACCTCCACCCCTGTTCAGGGATTACAGCCTCCCGCCAAGGGTTCCGGTCTGGTGGTACAGTGCTCCGGGGAGCGGCAGTTTTACGCCCCCTGGGTTGTTCTTGCTACCGGGGGATTCGCCCGCCCTGAAACCGGATCCACCGGGGATGCCATCCCATGGCTGGAGCATCTGGGGCACCGTATCCATCATCCCGAACCTATTCTCGTGCCGGTAACCACCCGGGAGTCCTGGACCGCAGATCTCATGGGCATATCCTTTCCGGATGCGGGGCTTACGGTGCGGGGGCCCGACGGCAGGGGGCTGCATACCGCCAGAGGCAAGCTGCTGTTTACGCATTTCGGGCTTTCCGGGCCGCTTATTCTCAACGCCAGTGCCGAGATAAAGGAATTAGCGGCTCAGGTCCGCGAGGCCGCGCCGCTCCCAAAATCTCTCAAAGCAGGAGGCCGGGAAGCAGTCGAATCACCCCAGAATGGAAAAACCCTGTATCTAGAACTGGATCTCCTGCCCGGTGAGGATTGGAGCCGGACCGACGCCACCCTTCGGCAGGGGTGTGAGCAGGGTGGAAAGCGGCTGGTGGCCACGGTCATGGCAGAGCTGCTGCCGCCCAAGGTGGCGAACAGGGTTTGTCTGCAGGCCGGGCTGCCCAAGGATCGGCGGTGTAGCGAGCTTTCCCGGGAGGAGCGTCGCCGTCTGGCCCAGGGGTGTCATGGTCTTCGATTGACCTACCGAGGACATTTGGGCGCCGATAAGGCTATTGTGTCCCGGGGCGGGGTCGATCTGGAGCAGGTGGATTTTAAAACCATGGAGAGCAGCGTGGTGCCGGGATTGTTGCTTGCCGGGGATATTCTGGATTTCGACCGGCCCAGCGGGGGATTCAGCCTGCAGATCTGCTGGTCCACGGGATGGCGGGCCGGGGAGCGGGCAGCTGGGATGGCCTGA
- a CDS encoding Ig-like domain-containing protein has product MKRFKLTVIIGLVILSLVSLVGCDGLFGPEPVINKFEADGYTYGVTVKVGLGKSQAFNVRGSISGDGAGTLEILADETVLATREVEGEFDISQWSVKFDEAGSFKVKARLTTTEGKESDSGEVTVQVTEVSVDAVYADPYVVAEIGDTVRLNVIVNPITASNRDVTYTSDKTSVVAIEGGKPVAKAAGIANITVTTADGGKTATAKVYVCPSDEYPVSVYSSDSTTNDITLGWNDRTTYVFAMTETGSVNIAYDGDTHGLDYEIAPYTSPYSYEKDSTIPKYSTTEATNLDAGIYYLTIRRTTTPTGDLPFEIYLYD; this is encoded by the coding sequence ATGAAACGATTCAAATTAACTGTTATTATTGGATTGGTTATATTGTCCCTGGTCAGCCTGGTTGGCTGCGACGGACTCTTCGGCCCCGAGCCGGTAATCAATAAATTCGAGGCAGACGGATACACCTACGGAGTAACGGTTAAAGTGGGCTTAGGAAAGAGCCAGGCCTTTAACGTCCGGGGCAGTATTTCCGGCGACGGCGCGGGAACCCTGGAAATTCTCGCCGATGAAACCGTGTTAGCAACCCGGGAAGTTGAAGGCGAGTTCGATATTTCCCAGTGGTCTGTGAAGTTCGATGAAGCAGGAAGCTTCAAGGTAAAAGCCCGATTAACTACCACCGAGGGAAAGGAATCCGACAGCGGAGAGGTAACTGTTCAGGTGACTGAGGTTTCCGTTGACGCTGTTTATGCAGATCCCTACGTTGTGGCGGAAATCGGGGACACCGTCAGGCTGAATGTTATCGTAAATCCCATTACCGCCTCAAACCGTGACGTCACCTATACCAGCGACAAGACCAGTGTGGTAGCCATCGAAGGCGGAAAACCCGTTGCAAAGGCAGCAGGCATCGCGAATATTACTGTTACCACGGCTGACGGAGGAAAGACCGCCACCGCCAAGGTGTATGTCTGCCCCTCGGATGAGTATCCAGTCTCCGTTTACTCCTCCGACTCAACCACCAATGACATAACCCTGGGGTGGAACGACCGGACCACCTACGTTTTTGCCATGACCGAAACAGGCAGCGTGAATATAGCCTACGACGGCGATACCCACGGTCTGGATTACGAGATTGCACCCTATACCAGTCCTTACAGCTACGAGAAGGACAGTACGATTCCTAAGTATTCCACTACCGAAGCAACAAACTTGGATGCCGGGATCTACTACCTGACCATCCGGAGAACCACCACCCCGACGGGAGATCTTCCCTTCGAGATTTACCTGTACGACTAA
- a CDS encoding GGDEF domain-containing protein produces the protein MHSEQTLLDIIHLQSAIVRRGFDLTEVMDTAVQGVLGLVNAEGAVIELADDTSMIYRAVAGTANRSLGLRIPRIGSLSGRTMDEGVPAICQDSEVDPRVDREACRLVGLRSMILIPLLHGSKPVGVLKAYSARPHRFSDSDVEVLTLISEMVGSIIHFATSQDHQDLLYKATHDYLTGVFNRSEFMDRLRREITLNQTKPKGKHRDFGIIIADMDGLKQVNDTHGHLAGDALIREFAHRCQSVLSKSDTLARLGGDEFAFLLSPLGSPRDMMAVLGDLRRVLEPPVIWQDLELGLSTSFGASRFPRDGEQISELLEAADFRMYRRKRGKGGEPR, from the coding sequence GTGCATTCCGAACAGACCCTATTAGATATTATCCACCTTCAAAGCGCCATAGTCCGCCGGGGCTTCGATCTGACCGAGGTTATGGATACAGCGGTACAGGGCGTCCTGGGCCTGGTGAACGCCGAGGGGGCTGTCATTGAACTGGCTGATGATACCAGCATGATTTACCGGGCCGTCGCAGGCACCGCTAACCGCTCCCTGGGGCTACGAATTCCCCGGATAGGCAGTCTTTCGGGGCGCACTATGGACGAAGGGGTGCCGGCGATCTGTCAGGATTCGGAGGTCGATCCCCGGGTAGACCGGGAGGCGTGCCGCCTGGTGGGATTACGGTCCATGATCCTCATTCCCCTGCTGCACGGCAGTAAGCCCGTGGGGGTACTCAAAGCCTATTCGGCTAGGCCCCACCGTTTTTCAGATTCGGATGTGGAGGTACTCACCCTCATCTCCGAGATGGTCGGTTCAATCATCCATTTTGCCACCTCCCAGGATCACCAGGATCTACTGTACAAGGCGACCCACGATTATCTGACCGGGGTGTTTAACCGCTCAGAGTTCATGGACCGGCTGCGCCGTGAAATCACCCTAAATCAGACAAAACCCAAGGGGAAACACCGCGATTTTGGGATCATTATTGCAGATATGGATGGCCTCAAGCAGGTGAACGATACCCACGGCCACTTGGCAGGAGATGCACTGATCCGGGAGTTTGCCCACCGCTGTCAGAGCGTGCTGAGTAAATCCGATACCCTCGCTCGGCTGGGGGGTGATGAGTTCGCCTTCCTCCTAAGCCCCCTGGGTTCGCCCCGTGATATGATGGCGGTACTTGGGGACCTTCGGAGGGTTCTTGAGCCGCCGGTTATCTGGCAAGACCTCGAACTGGGACTGTCCACCAGTTTTGGCGCCAGTAGGTTTCCCCGGGACGGTGAGCAGATATCCGAACTTCTTGAGGCCGCAGATTTCCGGATGTACCGGCGTAAGCGCGGCAAGGGCGGAGAGCCCCGATAA